From the genome of Astatotilapia calliptera chromosome 3, fAstCal1.2, whole genome shotgun sequence:
gtggTACAGTGTTAGCCGTGCTATTAAtaccattttttctttgttcctaATTCAAAGCATTTTCCAATGcttacaaaaatatttaattacatTATTTATCATCAGAAATAGTCAAAGACTGGCCAACTAATCACTTGAACTAATGAATACTAGGGCAAGGTTTGGTTTTACTGACTGCCTAAGGACTATTGATCTTAAGATGAATTTCTTCTGTTCCAGTATTCAAGAAGTTCCCAGCACACGACCTGAAGTGCCCTCTTGGTCTACAGGAAGCTGACTTCCTGGACCTGTTGAAGTCCACCTTTCCTCAGCTGGCAGATGATGAACCTTTTGACTTGTTCACAACTGACAGAAGCCGGAGGCTCCAGCCCCTGAAAGTGAAGATTGTGACTCCAGAGGAGATCCACATGTTTACTGGAAACTCTGCCCTCTACATCCGCCTGAAGGTAGACGCTGTACctgtttgtgctgcttttgCCTCTGACATTGGTAGGATTTTGATAATTTTGCTTCTTTATACCACAATAACagatttaaaatgtaacaatcATGATGTGATTTAAATGTACACTTTAAGATTTTacaaaaatgttaaagaaattTTAGCTATTTTACTCTCAGTTAACATAAGTGCTGATAATAATTTGGAAATGAACTCTTACAGACTAGTgaggagggggagaaagagTTTCCCGCTTCACCAACAAACGATGACTGTCCATCCAGCGATGCTGacataacaaaaaacaatgaagctgaactcCAGtcaaggtaaaaataaaaacaggtatAAGGATTTGTGTGCTCTTGATTGACCAACGATGTCAAAAACAAGACTCTAGAATGTTGATGTAAATCTAGACGCTGGATTGTGATAAttcaatgaaaaaaatgaaatttaaaaaattactgAGGGAACAAATTCTGATCTAACGAATACCAAACCCAAAATTCTGTGGTTCAAGTTCTCTAATGGataagtttgttgtttttagttatTGCAAGTAGACGAAACCTATGGCTTTTATTTACAGACGCTCAGTACTTAAAAACTTAACTTTAACCGTTTTGTTCCACAGCAGCTCTGATCAGCATACAGACAGTCCCAGTGTGGACATGCTGGCCAGCAGCACAACATCACAAAAGCAAGACCTGCCAACAGATGAAGAGGCCTGTGAGAGGGAAGTGGACagcaaagatgaacacaaagcCTTGGCTGTAGACAAATGCTTTAAACCTGTTTCTGAGCTCCAGGTgacaaaaaagatgaagaaacaaGTGCGCAAAAGTGACATGAAGGAGATAGAGAAGAGTAAAATAGCCTGTAAAGTGTGTGGAGTGTGGTACTTGAACCTGGGCAGCTTGATCAAACACACCTGGAGTCACCTGGAGGAGCCACAGGGTGGTTGTGGAGTTTGTGGAGAGCAGTTTGAATCTGTGGATGAGTTAAAGAGACATATCAGAATTCACCAGAAAACTCACGACTGCTCATATTGTGGGAAATCTTTCTTCTCCATCGTTGGTCTTAACAGCCACATTTCTCTGCACACAGGAGACAGGCCATTCAAATGTAAGATTTGCAGCAAAACCTTTGCTTACATGTCTGGTCTGAATGTTCACCATTGGGTCCATGTGGAAGAGAAACCACACAAATGTGACATTTGCCCAAAATCCTTTGGTTTGAAGGCGCAGCTCCAAGCTCACAGCAAGACACACACCAGCAAAGACAGATACGTCTGCAATATCTGTGGAAAGTCTGTCTGTGACCTTCGATCTTTGACCCGCCACAAGTTCACTCACTCTGGAGAGCGGCCGTATGGCTGCCAAATCTGCGGGAAGCGTTTCAAACTTTCCGGCATCCTGAAGTCCCACGAGAAGATCCACATGGCCAGGGAGCGACCTTTTCTCTGCCATGTCTGCTGCAAATCCTTCCTGTCAAACTGCAGCCTGATGACTCACATGAAGACGCACAGCAGCGAGAGGCCGCACATCTGCGGCGTGTGCAGCAAAGGCTTCGTGTCCAACGGCGAACTCAAGGGTCACATGCGAGTGCACACTGGTGAGGCACCGTACGGCTGTTCTGAGTGCGGCCGTTTCTTCAAACGCAAGACTTACCTGACCAACCACATCAGGAGCCACTTGGGCATCAAACGGTTTGTGTGCGCGATCTGTGGGAAGGCGTGCTCTCGCCAGGAACACCTGAGGGTCCACATGAGGACCCACAACGGAGAGAGACCGTACCAGTGCACCATCTGCGAAAAAGCCTTCACCCAGAGCCACTGTCTGAAAACGCACATGAAGAGCCACCAGGTGGAGGAAAACTCTGTCCCCAGTCCATCCACAACCTAAACgacactgaaaacaacaactttttttttttttatcataatatACTTACAgatacagtttgtttttttgttttttaatctgtgaactttatatttcatttttttaaactggaaaaagtgttgtggatttttttttcttctttttataactTTTTGTGCTAAAACACGTGGTTCTTAGATCATCATGTCACTTACAGCAAACATGTAGTCTGGTGATCAACAGTTCTACTAAATCGTTATTTGTTTGGGCATCAAGACCTAAGTTACTGAAGGACTCCGCAGTTGTTTTAAAGGAAAACGCACCTTTGAGTGTTGAAATGCCAGTGTACTCAGAGGCGGGGTTTTGAAAGTAGCCAATCCGAGAGCGTTGTTCATCTCTCTTAATTGCATCTCCAGCAGATGCAGTCCAGCGTTCCCACATCATACATGTAGCTATCTcgagtgtttttcattttgttcttaAAGTCCTGCATCCCCAGATTTATATATTCAGGGTTTAAActataaaatcattttgttttaccACATCCAAAATTCAAGGTTTTTCAAAATTCACGGGTGCTCTTGGACCATAACCCCCCATCAATTTCAGGGCTCAAATGTACACTTTAGATCAGCATATAATTGTAAAAGTGGGCAGTCAGAATAACAAAAACCagtaaaaagctttaaaaaaagccaaacatctGCTGCCACCCAGAACTCCTCTGTATTCATACAGCGTCTTTCATCACAGCAGCCCTAACAGCATTACCTGCTGCGGTGCTTGTATCTACTAGGGCAGGAAGTGGAGGTGCTTTCCACCACAACGAGTCTCAAAATCATTTATGTTTGTGAGCTACAGTTTGACTGTAGCTGTTCCTTACCACTAAActatagggagtgcagaattattaggcaagttgtatttttgaggaataattttattattgaacaacaaccatgttctcaatgaacccaaaaaactcattaatatcaaagctgaatgtttttggaagtagtttttagtttgttgttagttttagctattttagggggatatctgtgggtgcaggtgactattactgtgcagaattattaggcaacttaacaaaaacaaatatatacccatttcaattatttatttttaccagtgaaaccaatataacatctccacattcacaaatatacatttctgacattcaaaaacaaaacaaaaacaaatcagcgaccaatatagccacctttctttgcaaggacactcaaaagcctgccatccatggattctgtcagtgttttgatctgttcaccatcaacattgcatgcagcagcaaccacagcctcccagacactgttcagagaggtgtactgttttccctccttgtaaatctcacatttgatgatggaccacaggttctcaatggggttcagatcaggtgaacaaggaggccatgtcattagtttttcttcttttataccctttcttgccagccacgctgtggagtacttggacgcgtgtgatggagcattgtcctgcatgaaaatcatgtttttcttgaaggatgccgacttcttcctgtaccactgcttgaagaaggtgtcttccagaaactggcagtaggactgggagttgagctcgactccatcctcaacccgaaaaggccccacaagctcatctttgatgataccagcccaaaccagtactccacctccaccttgctggcgtctgagtcggactggagctctctgccctttaccaatccagccacgggcccatccatctggcccatcaagactcactctcatttcatcagtccataaaaccttagaaaaaccagtcttgagatatttcttggcccagtcttgacgtttcagcttgtgtgtcttgttcggtggtggtcgtctttcagcctttcttaccttggccatgtctctgagtattgcacaccttgtgcttttgggcaatccagtgatgttgcagctctgaaatatggccaaactggtggcatgtggcatcttggcagctgcacgcttgacttttctcagttcatgtgcagttattttgcgccttggtttttccacacgcttcttgcgaccctgttgactattttgaatgaaacgcttgattgttcgatgatcacgcttcagaagctttgcaattttgagactgctgcatccctctgcaagatatctcactatttttgacttttctgagcctgtcaagtccttcttttgacccattttgccaaaggaaaggaagttgcctaataattatgcacacctgatatagggtgttgatgtcattagaccacaccccttctcattacagagatgcacatcacctaatatgcttaattggtagtaggctttggagcctatacagcttggagtaagacaacatgcatgaagaggatgatgtggacaaaatactcatttgcctaatacactcaacaaaaatataaacgcaacacttttgtttttgctcccattccccatgggatggacgtagagacctaaaattcatcccagatacacaatataaccatccctcccaaacagtggtcacaaatcagtccaaatgtgtggtagtgggcacatctgccatattgagataatccatcccacctcacaggtgtgccacatcaggatgctgatctgacatcatgagtagtgcacaggtgtacctcagactgcccacaacaaaaggccaccctggaatgtgcagttttgtctcacagcaaaatgccacagatgccacaagcaatgagggagcgtgcaattggcatgctgacagcaggaatgtcaaccagatctgtcgcccgtgcattgaatgttcatttctcaaccataagccgtctccacaggcgtttcagagaatatggcagcacatccaaccggcctcacaaccgcagacctcgtgtaaccacaccagcccaggacctccacatccagcaggttcacctccaagatcgtctgagaccagccacccagacagctgctggaacaattggtttacacaaccaaacaatttctgcacaaactgtcagaaaccgtctcagggacgctcaactgcatgcccgtcgtcctcatcggggtcttgacctgactccagctcgtcgccgtaacagacttgtgtgggcaaatgctcacattcgatggcgtctggcacgttggagaggtgtgtgcttcacggatgaatcatggtcatctgccctgaacattgttcagggcagatggcagccgagaatgtcccagttcttgcatggccagcatactcaccggacatgtcacccattgagcatgttcgggatgtgcttgaccggcgtatacgacagcgtgtaccagttcccacgaatatccaacaacctcgcacagctattgaagtggagtggaccaacattccacaggccacaattgacaatctgatagaatCTGATAGATAGAgtgggcaccaggcagggatgcccactcttcccttcactttttgcaatttttatcgaacctctagcagcagcatttagacaggctacaacaattaagggcataaaatgtaagaacatagaacataaaatcagtctctatgcggatgatgtgttgatttttctgcaaaacacacaaaccaacctctctgaggtaattactctaataaactggttttcaagagtttcagattattcaattaactggccaaaatctacagttctccccattaactgcttcttccataattcttcctctgccccacagCAAtcaggaaatattaaatatttaggtattaatgtttctcctaagctttcagacttaactaaattaaatcacatcccacttctaaagaaagtagaaggcgatctgactagatggaaatctttacccatatcactcatgggaagggtcgccactataaaaatgatgatcttgccaaaaataaattacttatttttgatgatccctaacaaaccatcacaagattggttcagatctctagattcatatatttccaaattcctttggaaagataaacccccgcgtatcagcttaaaaacgctacaaagaaccaaggatagaggaggattagatctgcctaattttcaccaatacttcttagccaacaggcttcagttcatctcagaatggtcaaAACATACCTTCCtagatgagccctggctagatgttgaacaggcactatgcaaggatctagagatttcagacctaccatttattagctcaaacatcaaaagacatgaatgttttaaaagtatcaacatcagctcctctctgacagcatggtgggagtttctaaaaataacggagtcttcactaatcccatgcaaacgtactcctatctggaataaccctgacatattacaaaacaataatatgattaacttcccagaatggagttgtaaaggaattaaatacttagaacatatattggAGGGAACAGAATTGAtcccatttgacagactagttgcacaatatgggatcaacaagaaaatttttttagaatatcaacaaattaaatccattataaaaaagaaatttaacctcagtcaagttgaattacaaacaccaccaagtgcggcAC
Proteins encoded in this window:
- the LOC113019663 gene encoding zinc finger protein 329-like isoform X1 encodes the protein MFYWMKSGSSGGPEPVDSVGNMSKSDILRGIVTEKMSTAAREILAVVERTVADYEEEAAGFRREIGRQRRLLELLQPNVSLEKRVLQPDVERHEVEVVPEDREEQQPKQQTGVKDTESLALLWYDDIDDDEEEQELVQPTSSRQKREDLKDPDYKMPSRVPTIRKKPGRPRISDIKNHIDLRVRILEDSHTNVLSKTVFKKFPAHDLKCPLGLQEADFLDLLKSTFPQLADDEPFDLFTTDRSRRLQPLKVKIVTPEEIHMFTGNSALYIRLKTSEEGEKEFPASPTNDDCPSSDADITKNNEAELQSSSSDQHTDSPSVDMLASSTTSQKQDLPTDEEACEREVDSKDEHKALAVDKCFKPVSELQVTKKMKKQVRKSDMKEIEKSKIACKVCGVWYLNLGSLIKHTWSHLEEPQGGCGVCGEQFESVDELKRHIRIHQKTHDCSYCGKSFFSIVGLNSHISLHTGDRPFKCKICSKTFAYMSGLNVHHWVHVEEKPHKCDICPKSFGLKAQLQAHSKTHTSKDRYVCNICGKSVCDLRSLTRHKFTHSGERPYGCQICGKRFKLSGILKSHEKIHMARERPFLCHVCCKSFLSNCSLMTHMKTHSSERPHICGVCSKGFVSNGELKGHMRVHTGEAPYGCSECGRFFKRKTYLTNHIRSHLGIKRFVCAICGKACSRQEHLRVHMRTHNGERPYQCTICEKAFTQSHCLKTHMKSHQVEENSVPSPSTT
- the LOC113019663 gene encoding zinc finger protein 300-like isoform X2 yields the protein MFYWMKSGSSGGPEPVDSVGNMSKSDILRGIVTEKMSTAAREILAVVERTVADYEEEAAGFRREIGRQRRLLELLQPNVSLEKRVLQPDVERHEVEVVPEDREEQQPKQQTGVKDTESLALLWYDDIDDDEEEQELVQPTSSRQKREDLKDPDYKMPSRVPTIRKKPGRPRISDIKNHIDLRVRILEDSHTNVLSKTVFKKFPAHDLKCPLGLQEADFLDLLKSTFPQLADDEPFDLFTTDRSRRLQPLKVKIVTPEEIHMFTGNSALYIRLKTSEEGEKEFPASPTNDDCPSSDADITKNNEAELQSSSDQHTDSPSVDMLASSTTSQKQDLPTDEEACEREVDSKDEHKALAVDKCFKPVSELQVTKKMKKQVRKSDMKEIEKSKIACKVCGVWYLNLGSLIKHTWSHLEEPQGGCGVCGEQFESVDELKRHIRIHQKTHDCSYCGKSFFSIVGLNSHISLHTGDRPFKCKICSKTFAYMSGLNVHHWVHVEEKPHKCDICPKSFGLKAQLQAHSKTHTSKDRYVCNICGKSVCDLRSLTRHKFTHSGERPYGCQICGKRFKLSGILKSHEKIHMARERPFLCHVCCKSFLSNCSLMTHMKTHSSERPHICGVCSKGFVSNGELKGHMRVHTGEAPYGCSECGRFFKRKTYLTNHIRSHLGIKRFVCAICGKACSRQEHLRVHMRTHNGERPYQCTICEKAFTQSHCLKTHMKSHQVEENSVPSPSTT